Proteins co-encoded in one Malus domestica chromosome 09, GDT2T_hap1 genomic window:
- the LOC103411284 gene encoding major latex allergen Hev b 5-like yields the protein MATAQVVSAKTALPVEDTTHHEESVKAQEAIITATTEEVAPTEVAEEAKEVAETVVASGEDVPKAEAEASKDEENIVAKDEEVLVEAETKEVKVEEPKEVVGVEKEEEPTLEKSTSTTTEEETTTPNYKVAPEPEPERVLVEEAKDKENTAEIPPVAPVKPEAPVEESAVEAPKEEVVVKEEEKAADDVEEKAGTEAPVEKTE from the exons ATGGCCACTGCTCAG GTTGTATCAGCAAAGACAGCCCTTCCTGTAGAGGATACAACTCATCACGAGGAATCAGTTAAGGCTCAAGAGGCTATTATCACTGCTACTACTGAAGAAGTAGCACCAACTGAAGTTGCGGAGGAGGCAAAGGAAGTTGCAGAGACTGTTGTGGCTTCTGGGGAAGATGTACCTAAGGCTGAAGCGGAGGCTTCAAAAGACGAGGAAAACATAGTTGCAAAAGATGAGGAAGTCCTAGTCGAAGCTGAGACAAAGGAAGTGAAGGTAGAGGAGCCCAAGGAAGTTGTAGGAgtcgaaaaagaagaagaaccaACTCTGGAGAAGAGTACTAGTACTACAACTGAAGAGGAAACTACTACACCTAATTATAAGGTAGCCCCTGAGCCAGAACCAGAACGAGTGCTTGTGGAGGAGGCCAAGGACAAGGAGAATACTGCTGAAATTCCTCCGGTGGCACCAGTTAAACCGGAGGCACCGGTGGAAGAATCAGCAGTTGAAGCCCCTAAAGAGGAGGTAGTAGTTAAGGAAGAAGAGAAGGCAGCTGATGATGTTGAGGAGAAAGCTGGTACTGAAGCCCCGGTGGAGAAGACAGAGTGA
- the LOC114826954 gene encoding F-box protein At3g07870: MDSDSELQQSKRRRSHQREDQSVTGLENLPHEIITEVTSRLPFSSLVKFRYVCRAWKNLAQDQHLRIFDALHNSNTADHNNLCLIFHCDYPIRNHIYFVDYPFHHGEKETMLVKKIHPPFCGSMPEFDVVGSCDGLLCLSDSLYNDAICIYNPFTRDHRELPKSVRFPNQEVIYGFGFHPITKEYKVVKIVYYSRRESWSRFRVYRPQSEVQVFTLGTSDWRSLGGTSHYLHHWPAQVLVNGRLHWVTWRKGYHPGRKLISFDLGDEQFREVPKPEVDGLSRWNYHVLVVRGCLAAFFYCSYGKLEMWVMEEYGVKESWVKELTIGSYVPKTLKQDVDRSWKISKIVKRGRHVRVLCVLGSGQILLEYKSRALVVYEPSSGKFKDLLFQGMPKWFQTVVHEGTLNPIHTLVNM, translated from the coding sequence ATGGACTCAGACTCTGAATTGCAGCAGAGCAAAAGGAGGAGGAGCCACCAGAGAGAAGATCAATCAGTAACTGGCTTGGAAAATTTACCACATGAAATCATCACTGAGGTAACTTCAAGGCTGCCCTTTTCATCTCTGGTAAAATTCAGGTATGTATGCAGAGCGTGGAAAAATTTAGCACAAGACCAACATCTTCGAATTTTCGATGCTTTGCATAACTCTAACACAGCTGATCACAACAATCTGTGCCTGATTTTTCACTGTGATTACCCCATCAGAAACCATATTTACTTTGTAGATTACCCTTTTCACCATGGTGAAAAGGAGACAATGCTAGTGAAAAAAATTCACCCTCCTTTCTGTGGTTCGATGCCTGAGTTTGATGTGGTAGGATCATGTGATGGTTTGCTGTGCTTATCTGATTCGTTGTACAATGATGCAATATGCATATATAATCCGTTCACTAGGGATCATAGAGAGCTGCCTAAATCAGTTCGATTTCCTAATCAAGAAGTGATTTACGGATTCGGGTTTCATCCGATTACTAAGGAGTACAAGGTAGTGAAGATAGTGTACTATAGTAGACGAGAATCATGGAGCCGGTTTCGAGTGTATCGGCCACAATCAGAAGTTCAAGTTTTCACTCTTGGAACTTCTGATTGGAGAAGTTTAGGAGGAACATCTCACTACCTTCATCACTGGCCAGCTCAGGTCTTGGTCAATGGAAGGCTTCATTGGGTTACTTGGAGAAAGGGTTACCACCCTGGTCGAAAGCTCATTTCTTTTGACTTAGGAGACGAGCAGTTCAGGGAGGTACCGAAACCGGAAGTTGACGGATTGAGCAGGTGGAATTATCATGTGCTGGTTGTAAGAGGTTGTCTTGCTGCATTTTTTTACTGCAGTTATGGGAAATTGGAGATGTGGGTTATGGAGGAGTACGGTGTGAAGGAATCATGGGTTAAAGAGTTGACCATTGGAAGTTATGTGCCAAAGACATTGAAACAAGATGTTGATAGATCATGGAAGATTTCAAAGATTGTTAAAAGAGGAAGACAtgttagggttttgtgtgttttgGGGAGTGGCCAGATCTTGTTGGAGTACAAAAGCAGAGCTCTAGTTGTTTATGAACCAAGTAGTGGAAAGTTTAAGGATCTTTTGTTTCAGGGGATGCCTAAGTGGTTTCAAACCGTTGTTCACGAGGGCACTCTCAATCCGATACATACTCTTGTTAACATGTGA
- the LOC103442683 gene encoding uncharacterized protein, with protein MASLLTKPTVTRGRDEVYVAAVPLRATKGPAQLLTSAAYSLNLWNLQHFMVIINPSPPPPDCQAIVFDFQPKDPENIYAALAVLSGKAIPGVVLMRKLSKLPRRKCWYVGSPKGSGAIDMALEFNKQWETKLRVGHHDCRNYTNGLVEYLTDEEHILERLEGKRRH; from the exons ATGGCCTCACTGCTCACGAAACCAACAGTGACAAGAGGACGGGATGAAGTTTATGTTGCAGCAGTGCCTCTAAGAGCAACAAAAGGACCCGCCCAGCTGCTTACATCTGCTGCTTACTCTCTCAATCTCTGGAATTTGCAGCATTTCATGGTTATCATTAATCCCTCCCCACCACCACCTGATTGTCAG GCCATAGTTTTCGATTTTCAACCTAAAGATCCTGAAAACATATATGCAGCCCTTGCAGTTCTATCCGGAAAAGCAATACCGG GAGTTGTTCTTATGAGGAAGTTGTCGAAACTGCCGAGAAGAAAATGCTGGTACGTTGGTTCTCCCAAAGGATCAGGTGCCATAGATATGGCACTTGAATTCAACAAACAGTGGGAAACTAAGCTGAGAGTTGGTCATCATGATTGTCGGAATTATACCAATG GCTTGGTCGAGTACCTGACCGATGAAGAACATATCTTGGAGCGTTTGGAAGGAAAACGGAGACATTGA
- the LOC103444613 gene encoding uncharacterized protein: MDTQFPKSLISIFSLILFGFIIVLCSFPAVRSEPESVSEPTIIRLPSESEPADACGRSTRSASSCPVNCFRPDPVCGVDGVTYWCGCQDAQCAGVKVEKLGFCEVGSGGSAPHSAQALLLVHIVWLIVLGFSVLFGLF, translated from the coding sequence ATGGATACCCAATTCCCCAAATCCCTAATTTCGATTTTTTCCCTAATTCTCTTCGGCTTCATCATCGTCCTCTGCTCCTTCCCCGCCGTCCGATCAGAACCAGAATCCGTATCCGAACCCACCATCATCAGATTGCCCTCTGAATCCGAACCCGCGGACGCCTGCGGCCGATCGACCCGGTCAGCCTCCTCGTGCCCCGTCAATTGCTTCCGTCCCGACCCGGTCTGCGGCGTGGACGGCGTGACGTACTGGTGTGGGTGCCAAGATGCCCAATGCGCTGGTGTCAAGGTggagaaattagggttttgtgaggTGGGTAGCGGCGGCTCCGCCCCCCACTCTGCTCAAGCTCTGCTTTTGGTTCACATTGTTTGGCTCATCGTCCTCGGCTTCTCCGTCTTGTTCGGCCTTTTCTGA